Proteins from a single region of Manis javanica isolate MJ-LG chromosome 5, MJ_LKY, whole genome shotgun sequence:
- the PCDH7 gene encoding protocadherin-7 isoform X9 — protein MLRMRTAGWARGWCLGCCLLLPLSLSLAAAKQLLRYRLAEEGPADVRIGNVASDLGIVTGSGEVTFSLESGSEYLKIDNLTGELSTSERRIDREKLPQCQMIFDENECFLDFEVSVIGPSQSWVDLFEGRVIVLDINDNTPTFPSPVLTLTVEENRPVGTLYLLPTATDRDFGRNGIERYELLQEPGGGGGGDGRRAGTADSAPYPGGGGNGASGGGPGGSKRRLDAPEGGGGTNPGARSSVFELQVADTPDGEKQPQLIVKGALDREQRDSYELTLRVRDGGDPPRSSQAILRVLITDVNDNSPRFEKSVYEADLAENSAPGTPILQLRAADLDVGVNGQIEYVFGAATESVRRLLRLDETSGWLSVLHRIDREEVNQLRFTVMARDRGQPPKTDKATVVLNIKDENDNVPSIEIRKIGRIPLKDGVANVAEDVLVDTPIALVQVSDRDQGENGVVTCTVVGDVPFQLKPASDTEGDQNKKKYFLHTSAPLDYETTREFNVVIVAVDSGSPSLSSNNSLVVKVGDTNDNPPVFGQSVVEVYFPENNIPGERVATVLATDADSGKNAEIAYSLDSSVMGIFAIDPDSGDILVNTVLDREQTDRYEFKVNAKDKGTPVLQGSTTVIVQVADKNDNDPKFMQDIFTFYVKENLQPNSPVGMVTVMDADKGRNAEMSLYIEENSNIFSIENDTGTIYSTMSFDREHQTTYTFRVKAVDGGDPPRSATATVSLFVMDENDNAPMVTLPRNISYTLLPPSSNVRTVVATVLATDSDDGINADLNFSIVGGNPFKLFEIDSTSGVVSLVGKLTQKHYGLHRLVVQVNDSGQPSQSTTTLVHVFVNESVSNATVIDSQIARSLHTPLTQDIAGDPSYEISKQRLSIVIGVVAGIMTVILIILIVVMARYCRSKNKNGYEAGKKDHEDFFTPQQHDKSKKPKKDKKNKKSKQPLYSSIVTVEASKPNGQRYDSVNEKLSDSPSMGRYRSVNGGPGSPDLARHYKSSSPLPTVQLHPQSPTAGKKHQAVQDLPPANTFVGAGDNISIGSDHCSEYSCQTNNKYSKQTHDLFQM, from the coding sequence ATGCTGAGGATGCGGACCGCGGGGTGGGCGCGCGGCTGGTGTCTGGGCTGCTGTCTCCTCTTGCCGCTCTCGCTCAGCCTGGCGGCCGCCAAGCAACTCCTCCGGTACCGACTGGCCGAGGAGGGCCCCGCAGACGTCCGCATCGGCAACGTGGCTTCGGACCTAGGCATCGTGACCGGCTCGGGTGAGGTGACTTTCAGCCTCGAGTCGGGCTCAGAGTACCTGAAGATCGACAACCTCACCGGCGAGCTGAGTACGAGCGAGCGGCGCATCGACCGCGAGAAGCTGCCCCAGTGTCAAATGATCTTCGACGAGAACGAGTGCTTCCTGGACTTCGAGGTGTCGGTGATCGGGCCGTCGCAGAGCTGGGTGGACCTGTTCGAGGGTCGGGTCATCGTGCTCGACATCAACGACAACACGCCCACCTTCCCGTCGCCCGTGCTCACGCTCACGGTGGAGGAGAACCGCCCGGTGGGCACTCTGTACCTGCTGCCCACCGCCACCGACCGTGACTTCGGCCGCAACGGCATCGAGCGCTACGAGCTGCTCCAGGAgcccgggggcggcggcggcggcgacggaCGGCGCGCCGGGACTGCCGACAGCGCCCCCTACCCCGGGGGCGGCGGGAACGGCGCGAGCGGTGGCGGCCCCGGCGGCTCCAAGCGGCGGCTAGACGCACCGGAGGGAGGCGGCGGGACCAACCCGGGTGCCCGCAGCAGCGTGTTCGAGCTGCAGGTGGCCGACACCCCGGATGGCGAGAAGCAGCCGCAGCTGATCGTGAAGGGGGCGCTGGACCGCGAGCAGCGCGACTCCTACGAGCTGACCCTGCGTGTGCGCGACGGGGGCGACCCACCTCGCTCTTCTCAGGCCATCCTGCGGGTGCTCATCACCGACGTGAACGACAACAGTCCCCGCTTCGAGAAGAGCGTGTACGAGGCTGACCTGGCCGAGAACAGCGCCCCGGGGACCCCCATCTTGCAGCTGCGTGCCGCTGACCTGGACGTTGGGGTTAACGGGCAGATCGAGTACGTGTTTGGGGCGGCTACGGAGTCCGTGCGGCGGCTGCTGCGCCTCGACGAGACGTCCGGCTGGCTCAGTGTTCTGCACCGTATCGACCGCGAGGAGGTGAACCAGCTGCGCTTCACCGTCATGGCCCGCGACCGCGGGCAGCCCCCTAAAACTGACAAGGCCACAGTGGTCCTCAACATCAAGGACGAGAACGACAACGTACCGTCCATTGAAATCCGTAAAATCGGGCGCATCCCCCTCAAGGACGGAGTGGCCAACGTGGCCGAGGACGTACTGGTCGACACCCCCATCGCCCTGGTGCAGGTGTCCGACCGAGACCAAGGCGAGAATGGGGTGGTCACCTGCACCGTGGTGGGCGACGTGCCCTTCCAGCTCAAGCCGGCCAGCGACACGGAGGGCGACCAGAACAAGAAAAAGTACTTTCTGCACACCTCGGCCCCGTTGGACTATGAGACCACCCGGGAATTCAACGTGGTCATAGTGGCGGTAGACTCTGGTAgccccagcctctccagcaacAACTCCTTGGTTGTGAAGGTGGGAGACACCAATGACAACCCGCCCGTCTTTGGCCAATCGGTGGTGGAGGTTTACTTTCCCGAGAACAACATCCCTGGAGAGAGGGTGGCCACGGTGCTGGCGACAGACGCGGACAGCGGGAAAAACGCAGAGATCGCCTACTCGCTGGACTCCTCCGTGATGGGGATTTTTGCCATCGATCCTGATTCAGGGGACATCCTCGTCAATACGGTGCTGGACCGCGAGCAGACTGACAGGTATGAGTTTAAAGTTAACGCCAAAGACAAAGGCACCCCGGTGCTGCAGGGCAGCACCACGGTGATTGTGCAGGTGGCTGACAAGAATGACAATGACCCTAAGTTTATGCAGGACATCTTTACCTTTTATGTGAAAGAAAACTTGCAGCCCAACAGCCCCGTGGGGATGGTCACGGTGATGGATGCTGACAAGGGGCGCAATGCGGAAATGAGCCTGTACATAGAGGAAAACAGTAACATTTTTTCCATTGAAAATGACACGGGGACCATTTATTCCACAATGTCTTTTGACCGGGAACATCAGACCACATACACATTCAGAGTTAAGGCTGTGGATGGGGGAGATCCTCCCAGATCAGCCACAGCCACAGTCTCTCTCTTTGTGATGGATGAGAATGACAATGCTCCCATGGTTACCCTTCCCAGAAACATTTCCTACACTTTGCTGCCACCTTCAAGTAATGTCAGGACAGTAGTAGCTACAGTCTTGGCAACAGACAGTGATGATGGCATCAATGCAGACCTTAACTTCAGCATTGTGGGAGGGAATCCCTTCAAACTGTTTGAAATTGATTCCACCAGTGGTGTGGTTTCCTTAGTGGGAAAACTGACCCAAAAGCACTATGGCTTGCACAGGTTGGTGGTGCAAGTGAATGACAGTGGGCAGCCTTCCCAGTCCACCACCACTCTGGTGCATGTGTTTGTCAATGAAAGTGTTTCTAACGCGACTGTGATTGACTCCCAGATAGCCAGGAGTTTGCACACGCCACTCACCCAGGACATAGCTGGTGACCCAAGCTATGAAATTAGCAAACAGAGACTCAGTATTGTCATTGGGGTGGTTGCTGGAATTATGACAGTGATTCTAATCATCTTAATTGTAGTGATGGCAAGGTACTGCCGgtccaaaaataaaaatggctatGAAGCCGGCAAAAAAGATCACGAAGACTTTTTTACACCCCAACAGCATGACAAATCTAAAAAGCCtaaaaaggacaagaaaaacaaaaaatctaagcAGCCTCTCTACAGCAGCATTGTCACTGTAGAAGCTTCTAAACCAAATGGACAGAGGTATGACAGTGTCAATGAGAAGCTGTCAGATAGCCCGAGCATGGGGCGATACCGATCTGTTAACGGTGGGCCTGGCAGTCCTGACCTGGCCAGGCATTACAAATCTAGTTCTCCATTGCCTACTGTCCAGCTTCACCCCCAGTCACCAACTGCAGGAAAAAAACACCAGGCCGTACAAGATCTACCACCAGCCAACACATTTGTGGGAGCAGGAGACAACATTTCAATTGGATCAGATCATTGCTCTGAGTACAGCTGTCAAACCAATAACAAGTACAGCAAACAG
- the PCDH7 gene encoding protocadherin-7 isoform X5, with amino-acid sequence MLRMRTAGWARGWCLGCCLLLPLSLSLAAAKQLLRYRLAEEGPADVRIGNVASDLGIVTGSGEVTFSLESGSEYLKIDNLTGELSTSERRIDREKLPQCQMIFDENECFLDFEVSVIGPSQSWVDLFEGRVIVLDINDNTPTFPSPVLTLTVEENRPVGTLYLLPTATDRDFGRNGIERYELLQEPGGGGGGDGRRAGTADSAPYPGGGGNGASGGGPGGSKRRLDAPEGGGGTNPGARSSVFELQVADTPDGEKQPQLIVKGALDREQRDSYELTLRVRDGGDPPRSSQAILRVLITDVNDNSPRFEKSVYEADLAENSAPGTPILQLRAADLDVGVNGQIEYVFGAATESVRRLLRLDETSGWLSVLHRIDREEVNQLRFTVMARDRGQPPKTDKATVVLNIKDENDNVPSIEIRKIGRIPLKDGVANVAEDVLVDTPIALVQVSDRDQGENGVVTCTVVGDVPFQLKPASDTEGDQNKKKYFLHTSAPLDYETTREFNVVIVAVDSGSPSLSSNNSLVVKVGDTNDNPPVFGQSVVEVYFPENNIPGERVATVLATDADSGKNAEIAYSLDSSVMGIFAIDPDSGDILVNTVLDREQTDRYEFKVNAKDKGTPVLQGSTTVIVQVADKNDNDPKFMQDIFTFYVKENLQPNSPVGMVTVMDADKGRNAEMSLYIEENSNIFSIENDTGTIYSTMSFDREHQTTYTFRVKAVDGGDPPRSATATVSLFVMDENDNAPMVTLPRNISYTLLPPSSNVRTVVATVLATDSDDGINADLNFSIVGGNPFKLFEIDSTSGVVSLVGKLTQKHYGLHRLVVQVNDSGQPSQSTTTLVHVFVNESVSNATVIDSQIARSLHTPLTQDIAGDPSYEISKQRLSIVIGVVAGIMTVILIILIVVMARYCRSKNKNGYEAGKKDHEDFFTPQQHDKSKKPKKDKKNKKSKQPLYSSIVTVEASKPNGQRYDSVNEKLSDSPSMGRYRSVNGGPGSPDLARHYKSSSPLPTVQLHPQSPTAGKKHQAVQDLPPANTFVGAGDNISIGSDHCSEYSCQTNNKYSKQPFRRVTFSVVSQPQDPQQGSLQSCYDSGLEESETPSSKSSSGPRLGALPLPEDNYERTTPDGSVGVAAITTFPLLPFPHGKTHGRRVLLRPLH; translated from the coding sequence ATGCTGAGGATGCGGACCGCGGGGTGGGCGCGCGGCTGGTGTCTGGGCTGCTGTCTCCTCTTGCCGCTCTCGCTCAGCCTGGCGGCCGCCAAGCAACTCCTCCGGTACCGACTGGCCGAGGAGGGCCCCGCAGACGTCCGCATCGGCAACGTGGCTTCGGACCTAGGCATCGTGACCGGCTCGGGTGAGGTGACTTTCAGCCTCGAGTCGGGCTCAGAGTACCTGAAGATCGACAACCTCACCGGCGAGCTGAGTACGAGCGAGCGGCGCATCGACCGCGAGAAGCTGCCCCAGTGTCAAATGATCTTCGACGAGAACGAGTGCTTCCTGGACTTCGAGGTGTCGGTGATCGGGCCGTCGCAGAGCTGGGTGGACCTGTTCGAGGGTCGGGTCATCGTGCTCGACATCAACGACAACACGCCCACCTTCCCGTCGCCCGTGCTCACGCTCACGGTGGAGGAGAACCGCCCGGTGGGCACTCTGTACCTGCTGCCCACCGCCACCGACCGTGACTTCGGCCGCAACGGCATCGAGCGCTACGAGCTGCTCCAGGAgcccgggggcggcggcggcggcgacggaCGGCGCGCCGGGACTGCCGACAGCGCCCCCTACCCCGGGGGCGGCGGGAACGGCGCGAGCGGTGGCGGCCCCGGCGGCTCCAAGCGGCGGCTAGACGCACCGGAGGGAGGCGGCGGGACCAACCCGGGTGCCCGCAGCAGCGTGTTCGAGCTGCAGGTGGCCGACACCCCGGATGGCGAGAAGCAGCCGCAGCTGATCGTGAAGGGGGCGCTGGACCGCGAGCAGCGCGACTCCTACGAGCTGACCCTGCGTGTGCGCGACGGGGGCGACCCACCTCGCTCTTCTCAGGCCATCCTGCGGGTGCTCATCACCGACGTGAACGACAACAGTCCCCGCTTCGAGAAGAGCGTGTACGAGGCTGACCTGGCCGAGAACAGCGCCCCGGGGACCCCCATCTTGCAGCTGCGTGCCGCTGACCTGGACGTTGGGGTTAACGGGCAGATCGAGTACGTGTTTGGGGCGGCTACGGAGTCCGTGCGGCGGCTGCTGCGCCTCGACGAGACGTCCGGCTGGCTCAGTGTTCTGCACCGTATCGACCGCGAGGAGGTGAACCAGCTGCGCTTCACCGTCATGGCCCGCGACCGCGGGCAGCCCCCTAAAACTGACAAGGCCACAGTGGTCCTCAACATCAAGGACGAGAACGACAACGTACCGTCCATTGAAATCCGTAAAATCGGGCGCATCCCCCTCAAGGACGGAGTGGCCAACGTGGCCGAGGACGTACTGGTCGACACCCCCATCGCCCTGGTGCAGGTGTCCGACCGAGACCAAGGCGAGAATGGGGTGGTCACCTGCACCGTGGTGGGCGACGTGCCCTTCCAGCTCAAGCCGGCCAGCGACACGGAGGGCGACCAGAACAAGAAAAAGTACTTTCTGCACACCTCGGCCCCGTTGGACTATGAGACCACCCGGGAATTCAACGTGGTCATAGTGGCGGTAGACTCTGGTAgccccagcctctccagcaacAACTCCTTGGTTGTGAAGGTGGGAGACACCAATGACAACCCGCCCGTCTTTGGCCAATCGGTGGTGGAGGTTTACTTTCCCGAGAACAACATCCCTGGAGAGAGGGTGGCCACGGTGCTGGCGACAGACGCGGACAGCGGGAAAAACGCAGAGATCGCCTACTCGCTGGACTCCTCCGTGATGGGGATTTTTGCCATCGATCCTGATTCAGGGGACATCCTCGTCAATACGGTGCTGGACCGCGAGCAGACTGACAGGTATGAGTTTAAAGTTAACGCCAAAGACAAAGGCACCCCGGTGCTGCAGGGCAGCACCACGGTGATTGTGCAGGTGGCTGACAAGAATGACAATGACCCTAAGTTTATGCAGGACATCTTTACCTTTTATGTGAAAGAAAACTTGCAGCCCAACAGCCCCGTGGGGATGGTCACGGTGATGGATGCTGACAAGGGGCGCAATGCGGAAATGAGCCTGTACATAGAGGAAAACAGTAACATTTTTTCCATTGAAAATGACACGGGGACCATTTATTCCACAATGTCTTTTGACCGGGAACATCAGACCACATACACATTCAGAGTTAAGGCTGTGGATGGGGGAGATCCTCCCAGATCAGCCACAGCCACAGTCTCTCTCTTTGTGATGGATGAGAATGACAATGCTCCCATGGTTACCCTTCCCAGAAACATTTCCTACACTTTGCTGCCACCTTCAAGTAATGTCAGGACAGTAGTAGCTACAGTCTTGGCAACAGACAGTGATGATGGCATCAATGCAGACCTTAACTTCAGCATTGTGGGAGGGAATCCCTTCAAACTGTTTGAAATTGATTCCACCAGTGGTGTGGTTTCCTTAGTGGGAAAACTGACCCAAAAGCACTATGGCTTGCACAGGTTGGTGGTGCAAGTGAATGACAGTGGGCAGCCTTCCCAGTCCACCACCACTCTGGTGCATGTGTTTGTCAATGAAAGTGTTTCTAACGCGACTGTGATTGACTCCCAGATAGCCAGGAGTTTGCACACGCCACTCACCCAGGACATAGCTGGTGACCCAAGCTATGAAATTAGCAAACAGAGACTCAGTATTGTCATTGGGGTGGTTGCTGGAATTATGACAGTGATTCTAATCATCTTAATTGTAGTGATGGCAAGGTACTGCCGgtccaaaaataaaaatggctatGAAGCCGGCAAAAAAGATCACGAAGACTTTTTTACACCCCAACAGCATGACAAATCTAAAAAGCCtaaaaaggacaagaaaaacaaaaaatctaagcAGCCTCTCTACAGCAGCATTGTCACTGTAGAAGCTTCTAAACCAAATGGACAGAGGTATGACAGTGTCAATGAGAAGCTGTCAGATAGCCCGAGCATGGGGCGATACCGATCTGTTAACGGTGGGCCTGGCAGTCCTGACCTGGCCAGGCATTACAAATCTAGTTCTCCATTGCCTACTGTCCAGCTTCACCCCCAGTCACCAACTGCAGGAAAAAAACACCAGGCCGTACAAGATCTACCACCAGCCAACACATTTGTGGGAGCAGGAGACAACATTTCAATTGGATCAGATCATTGCTCTGAGTACAGCTGTCAAACCAATAACAAGTACAGCAAACAG
- the PCDH7 gene encoding protocadherin-7 isoform X7, producing MLRMRTAGWARGWCLGCCLLLPLSLSLAAAKQLLRYRLAEEGPADVRIGNVASDLGIVTGSGEVTFSLESGSEYLKIDNLTGELSTSERRIDREKLPQCQMIFDENECFLDFEVSVIGPSQSWVDLFEGRVIVLDINDNTPTFPSPVLTLTVEENRPVGTLYLLPTATDRDFGRNGIERYELLQEPGGGGGGDGRRAGTADSAPYPGGGGNGASGGGPGGSKRRLDAPEGGGGTNPGARSSVFELQVADTPDGEKQPQLIVKGALDREQRDSYELTLRVRDGGDPPRSSQAILRVLITDVNDNSPRFEKSVYEADLAENSAPGTPILQLRAADLDVGVNGQIEYVFGAATESVRRLLRLDETSGWLSVLHRIDREEVNQLRFTVMARDRGQPPKTDKATVVLNIKDENDNVPSIEIRKIGRIPLKDGVANVAEDVLVDTPIALVQVSDRDQGENGVVTCTVVGDVPFQLKPASDTEGDQNKKKYFLHTSAPLDYETTREFNVVIVAVDSGSPSLSSNNSLVVKVGDTNDNPPVFGQSVVEVYFPENNIPGERVATVLATDADSGKNAEIAYSLDSSVMGIFAIDPDSGDILVNTVLDREQTDRYEFKVNAKDKGTPVLQGSTTVIVQVADKNDNDPKFMQDIFTFYVKENLQPNSPVGMVTVMDADKGRNAEMSLYIEENSNIFSIENDTGTIYSTMSFDREHQTTYTFRVKAVDGGDPPRSATATVSLFVMDENDNAPMVTLPRNISYTLLPPSSNVRTVVATVLATDSDDGINADLNFSIVGGNPFKLFEIDSTSGVVSLVGKLTQKHYGLHRLVVQVNDSGQPSQSTTTLVHVFVNESVSNATVIDSQIARSLHTPLTQDIAGDPSYEISKQRLSIVIGVVAGIMTVILIILIVVMARYCRSKNKNGYEAGKKDHEDFFTPQQHDKSKKPKKDKKNKKSKQPLYSSIVTVEASKPNGQRYDSVNEKLSDSPSMGRYRSVNGGPGSPDLARHYKSSSPLPTVQLHPQSPTAGKKHQAVQDLPPANTFVGAGDNISIGSDHCSEYSCQTNNKYSKQPFRRVTFSVVSQPQDPQQGSLQSCYDSGLEESETPSSKSSSGPRLGALPLPEDNYERTTPDGSVGEAEHMENASHS from the coding sequence ATGCTGAGGATGCGGACCGCGGGGTGGGCGCGCGGCTGGTGTCTGGGCTGCTGTCTCCTCTTGCCGCTCTCGCTCAGCCTGGCGGCCGCCAAGCAACTCCTCCGGTACCGACTGGCCGAGGAGGGCCCCGCAGACGTCCGCATCGGCAACGTGGCTTCGGACCTAGGCATCGTGACCGGCTCGGGTGAGGTGACTTTCAGCCTCGAGTCGGGCTCAGAGTACCTGAAGATCGACAACCTCACCGGCGAGCTGAGTACGAGCGAGCGGCGCATCGACCGCGAGAAGCTGCCCCAGTGTCAAATGATCTTCGACGAGAACGAGTGCTTCCTGGACTTCGAGGTGTCGGTGATCGGGCCGTCGCAGAGCTGGGTGGACCTGTTCGAGGGTCGGGTCATCGTGCTCGACATCAACGACAACACGCCCACCTTCCCGTCGCCCGTGCTCACGCTCACGGTGGAGGAGAACCGCCCGGTGGGCACTCTGTACCTGCTGCCCACCGCCACCGACCGTGACTTCGGCCGCAACGGCATCGAGCGCTACGAGCTGCTCCAGGAgcccgggggcggcggcggcggcgacggaCGGCGCGCCGGGACTGCCGACAGCGCCCCCTACCCCGGGGGCGGCGGGAACGGCGCGAGCGGTGGCGGCCCCGGCGGCTCCAAGCGGCGGCTAGACGCACCGGAGGGAGGCGGCGGGACCAACCCGGGTGCCCGCAGCAGCGTGTTCGAGCTGCAGGTGGCCGACACCCCGGATGGCGAGAAGCAGCCGCAGCTGATCGTGAAGGGGGCGCTGGACCGCGAGCAGCGCGACTCCTACGAGCTGACCCTGCGTGTGCGCGACGGGGGCGACCCACCTCGCTCTTCTCAGGCCATCCTGCGGGTGCTCATCACCGACGTGAACGACAACAGTCCCCGCTTCGAGAAGAGCGTGTACGAGGCTGACCTGGCCGAGAACAGCGCCCCGGGGACCCCCATCTTGCAGCTGCGTGCCGCTGACCTGGACGTTGGGGTTAACGGGCAGATCGAGTACGTGTTTGGGGCGGCTACGGAGTCCGTGCGGCGGCTGCTGCGCCTCGACGAGACGTCCGGCTGGCTCAGTGTTCTGCACCGTATCGACCGCGAGGAGGTGAACCAGCTGCGCTTCACCGTCATGGCCCGCGACCGCGGGCAGCCCCCTAAAACTGACAAGGCCACAGTGGTCCTCAACATCAAGGACGAGAACGACAACGTACCGTCCATTGAAATCCGTAAAATCGGGCGCATCCCCCTCAAGGACGGAGTGGCCAACGTGGCCGAGGACGTACTGGTCGACACCCCCATCGCCCTGGTGCAGGTGTCCGACCGAGACCAAGGCGAGAATGGGGTGGTCACCTGCACCGTGGTGGGCGACGTGCCCTTCCAGCTCAAGCCGGCCAGCGACACGGAGGGCGACCAGAACAAGAAAAAGTACTTTCTGCACACCTCGGCCCCGTTGGACTATGAGACCACCCGGGAATTCAACGTGGTCATAGTGGCGGTAGACTCTGGTAgccccagcctctccagcaacAACTCCTTGGTTGTGAAGGTGGGAGACACCAATGACAACCCGCCCGTCTTTGGCCAATCGGTGGTGGAGGTTTACTTTCCCGAGAACAACATCCCTGGAGAGAGGGTGGCCACGGTGCTGGCGACAGACGCGGACAGCGGGAAAAACGCAGAGATCGCCTACTCGCTGGACTCCTCCGTGATGGGGATTTTTGCCATCGATCCTGATTCAGGGGACATCCTCGTCAATACGGTGCTGGACCGCGAGCAGACTGACAGGTATGAGTTTAAAGTTAACGCCAAAGACAAAGGCACCCCGGTGCTGCAGGGCAGCACCACGGTGATTGTGCAGGTGGCTGACAAGAATGACAATGACCCTAAGTTTATGCAGGACATCTTTACCTTTTATGTGAAAGAAAACTTGCAGCCCAACAGCCCCGTGGGGATGGTCACGGTGATGGATGCTGACAAGGGGCGCAATGCGGAAATGAGCCTGTACATAGAGGAAAACAGTAACATTTTTTCCATTGAAAATGACACGGGGACCATTTATTCCACAATGTCTTTTGACCGGGAACATCAGACCACATACACATTCAGAGTTAAGGCTGTGGATGGGGGAGATCCTCCCAGATCAGCCACAGCCACAGTCTCTCTCTTTGTGATGGATGAGAATGACAATGCTCCCATGGTTACCCTTCCCAGAAACATTTCCTACACTTTGCTGCCACCTTCAAGTAATGTCAGGACAGTAGTAGCTACAGTCTTGGCAACAGACAGTGATGATGGCATCAATGCAGACCTTAACTTCAGCATTGTGGGAGGGAATCCCTTCAAACTGTTTGAAATTGATTCCACCAGTGGTGTGGTTTCCTTAGTGGGAAAACTGACCCAAAAGCACTATGGCTTGCACAGGTTGGTGGTGCAAGTGAATGACAGTGGGCAGCCTTCCCAGTCCACCACCACTCTGGTGCATGTGTTTGTCAATGAAAGTGTTTCTAACGCGACTGTGATTGACTCCCAGATAGCCAGGAGTTTGCACACGCCACTCACCCAGGACATAGCTGGTGACCCAAGCTATGAAATTAGCAAACAGAGACTCAGTATTGTCATTGGGGTGGTTGCTGGAATTATGACAGTGATTCTAATCATCTTAATTGTAGTGATGGCAAGGTACTGCCGgtccaaaaataaaaatggctatGAAGCCGGCAAAAAAGATCACGAAGACTTTTTTACACCCCAACAGCATGACAAATCTAAAAAGCCtaaaaaggacaagaaaaacaaaaaatctaagcAGCCTCTCTACAGCAGCATTGTCACTGTAGAAGCTTCTAAACCAAATGGACAGAGGTATGACAGTGTCAATGAGAAGCTGTCAGATAGCCCGAGCATGGGGCGATACCGATCTGTTAACGGTGGGCCTGGCAGTCCTGACCTGGCCAGGCATTACAAATCTAGTTCTCCATTGCCTACTGTCCAGCTTCACCCCCAGTCACCAACTGCAGGAAAAAAACACCAGGCCGTACAAGATCTACCACCAGCCAACACATTTGTGGGAGCAGGAGACAACATTTCAATTGGATCAGATCATTGCTCTGAGTACAGCTGTCAAACCAATAACAAGTACAGCAAACAG